One Solidesulfovibrio fructosivorans JJ] DNA window includes the following coding sequences:
- a CDS encoding substrate-binding domain-containing protein, with translation MRMKTLRLALAAVAIAVLCAGPALAKDNTLMMATTTSTDDTGLLPVLADAFKKDTGITLKWVAVGTGKALEHGRNCDVDVLLVHAPAAEKKFVEEGHGVNRTEVMYNDFVLVGPASDPAKVKGKKAGEALAAIAAAKAPFVSRGDDSGTHKKEKALWKSAGMAVPDKDSWYASVGQGMMKTLNIAGERGAYTLVDRGTYIKYADQAGGKPALVVLVEGDKPLLNQYSVISINPDNCESTDFKNAEVFREWMASPRGQKLIGDFTLKGKKLFTPNAAK, from the coding sequence ATGCGTATGAAAACCTTGCGCCTGGCGCTTGCGGCGGTGGCTATCGCCGTCTTGTGCGCCGGGCCGGCCTTGGCCAAGGACAACACCCTGATGATGGCCACCACCACCAGCACCGACGATACCGGGCTGCTGCCGGTTCTGGCCGACGCCTTCAAAAAGGACACCGGCATCACGCTCAAATGGGTGGCCGTGGGCACGGGCAAGGCCCTGGAGCATGGCCGCAACTGCGACGTGGACGTGCTGCTGGTCCATGCTCCGGCCGCCGAGAAGAAGTTCGTGGAGGAGGGCCACGGCGTCAACCGCACCGAGGTCATGTACAATGACTTCGTGCTGGTCGGCCCGGCTTCCGATCCGGCCAAGGTCAAGGGCAAGAAGGCCGGCGAGGCCCTGGCGGCGATCGCCGCTGCCAAGGCGCCCTTCGTGAGCCGCGGCGACGATTCCGGCACCCACAAGAAGGAAAAGGCCCTGTGGAAGTCCGCCGGCATGGCCGTGCCGGACAAGGACTCCTGGTATGCCTCGGTGGGCCAGGGCATGATGAAGACGCTCAACATCGCCGGCGAGCGCGGGGCCTACACCCTGGTCGATCGCGGCACGTACATCAAATACGCCGACCAGGCCGGGGGCAAGCCGGCGCTGGTGGTGCTGGTCGAGGGCGACAAGCCGCTGCTCAACCAGTACAGCGTCATCTCCATCAACCCGGACAATTGCGAGAGCACCGATTTCAAGAACGCCGAAGTGTTCCGCGAGTGGATGGCCTCGCCCAGGGGCCAGAAGCTCATCGGCGATTTTACCCTCAAGGGAAAAAAGCTCTTCACTCCCAACGCCGCCAAATAA
- a CDS encoding ABC transporter permease, whose product MNYILDGLRQALVLLAHGDPETFSAVWTTLVVTFEAMLATLALGAPAGFLLGYREFPGKRAVRLVVETFLSFPTVVIGLVVYAFISRRGPLGDWELLFTVPGMAVGLTILGLPIVIALTAQAVESLDPRLRPTLLTLGAKSRHLFLATLTEARFGMLLATTAAFGRIVSEIGISMMLGGNIRWDTRTITTAIALETGKGEFATGIALGMVLMVIAFAVNLIAAACRRRAG is encoded by the coding sequence ATGAATTATATTCTCGACGGGCTCCGCCAGGCCCTCGTCCTTCTGGCGCACGGCGATCCGGAAACGTTTTCCGCCGTCTGGACCACCCTGGTCGTCACCTTCGAGGCTATGCTCGCCACCCTTGCCCTTGGCGCTCCGGCGGGGTTTTTGCTCGGCTACAGGGAGTTTCCGGGCAAGCGGGCCGTGCGGCTGGTGGTCGAAACCTTTCTTTCCTTTCCCACGGTGGTCATCGGGCTCGTGGTGTACGCCTTCATTTCCCGGCGTGGGCCGCTCGGGGATTGGGAGCTTCTCTTCACCGTGCCTGGCATGGCCGTGGGGCTTACCATCCTGGGGCTGCCCATCGTCATCGCGCTGACGGCCCAGGCCGTGGAAAGCCTCGATCCGAGGCTGCGCCCGACCCTGCTCACCCTCGGGGCCAAGTCCCGGCATCTATTTCTGGCCACACTGACCGAGGCCCGCTTCGGCATGCTGCTCGCCACCACCGCCGCCTTCGGCCGCATCGTGTCCGAGATCGGCATTTCCATGATGCTCGGCGGCAACATCAGGTGGGACACGCGCACCATCACCACGGCCATCGCCCTGGAGACGGGCAAGGGCGAATTCGCCACCGGCATCGCCCTCGGTATGGTGCTCATGGTCATCGCCTTTGCCGTCAACCTGATCGCGGCGGCCTGTCGCCGGAGGGCCGGCTGA
- a CDS encoding ABC transporter ATP-binding protein, with protein MDALYELEDVTQSYDGRVVLNIPRLTIASGTITGLAGPNGGGKSTLLRLLAFLESPASGVVRYRGEPTLGREFALRGEVTYFPQEPYLLKRSVRANVGYGLSVRGAPDIRERVDAALDAVGLDPVRFAPRSWRQLSGGEVKRVALAARLALRPRVLLLDEPTANLDKNSAELVRRAVFAAREEYGTTLVISGHDQRWLDAVCDSKLKLREGGLLAPDAADETGWHGRTA; from the coding sequence ATGGACGCGCTCTACGAGCTGGAAGACGTCACCCAGAGTTATGACGGGCGGGTTGTGCTCAACATCCCGCGCCTCACCATCGCCTCCGGCACCATCACCGGCCTGGCCGGTCCCAACGGCGGCGGCAAGAGCACGCTCTTGCGCCTGCTCGCCTTTCTGGAGTCCCCGGCCTCGGGCGTGGTGCGCTACCGGGGGGAACCGACCCTTGGCCGCGAGTTTGCCCTGCGCGGCGAAGTCACCTATTTTCCCCAGGAGCCGTATCTGCTCAAGCGCTCGGTGCGGGCCAATGTGGGCTATGGGCTTTCGGTGCGGGGCGCGCCGGACATCCGGGAGCGCGTGGACGCGGCCCTGGACGCCGTGGGGCTCGACCCGGTCCGTTTCGCGCCACGGTCCTGGCGGCAGCTTTCCGGCGGCGAGGTCAAACGCGTGGCCCTGGCGGCCAGGCTGGCCTTGCGGCCGCGAGTGCTGCTGCTCGACGAGCCCACGGCCAACCTGGACAAGAACAGCGCCGAGCTGGTGCGCCGGGCGGTCTTTGCCGCCCGGGAGGAGTACGGCACGACCCTGGTCATAAGCGGCCATGACCAACGCTGGCTGGACGCCGTGTGCGACAGCAAGCTGAAGCTTCGCGAGGGCGGGCTTCTCGCGCCGGATGCGGCCGACGAAACAGGTTGGCACGGGAGGACGGCATGA
- a CDS encoding flagellin N-terminal helical domain-containing protein: MSLTINYNGMAANAARNLSNSYGALATSTQRLSSGLRINTAADDAAGLAIRELMRSDVAAINQGVRNANDAISMIQTADGALQVVDEKLIRMKELAEQAATGTYTSDQRLIIDSEYQAMASEITRIANATDFNGIYLLNGNLSASTHSGSGINASGKLKVHFGSGNQSAEDYYYVQIGTSTASALGVGLGAASGASGRSISTQELAQKALDAIQTAIVSKDKIRANLGALQNRLENTISNLQIQGENLKAAESQISDVDVATEMTQFVRQQILTQSAVAMLSQANSLPKMAMQLISG, encoded by the coding sequence ATGTCTCTTACCATCAACTACAACGGAATGGCTGCCAATGCGGCCCGCAATCTTTCGAATTCCTACGGCGCCCTGGCAACTTCGACACAACGCCTGTCTTCCGGCCTTCGCATCAACACCGCGGCCGACGACGCCGCCGGCCTGGCCATTCGCGAGCTCATGCGCTCCGATGTCGCCGCCATCAACCAGGGCGTGAGAAACGCCAACGACGCCATCTCCATGATCCAGACCGCCGACGGCGCGCTCCAGGTCGTGGACGAAAAGCTCATCCGCATGAAGGAACTGGCCGAACAGGCCGCCACCGGCACCTACACCTCGGACCAGCGCCTCATCATCGACTCCGAATACCAGGCCATGGCTTCGGAAATCACCCGAATCGCCAACGCCACGGACTTCAACGGCATCTATCTCTTGAACGGCAACCTGTCCGCCAGCACCCACAGCGGCTCCGGCATCAACGCCAGCGGCAAGCTCAAGGTGCACTTCGGCTCCGGCAACCAGAGCGCCGAGGACTATTACTACGTCCAGATCGGCACCTCCACCGCTTCGGCCCTGGGCGTGGGCCTTGGCGCGGCATCGGGCGCCAGCGGGCGCAGCATCTCCACCCAGGAGCTGGCCCAGAAGGCCCTCGACGCCATCCAGACGGCCATCGTGTCCAAGGACAAGATCCGCGCCAACCTGGGCGCCCTGCAAAACCGCCTGGAGAACACCATCTCCAACCTGCAGATCCAGGGCGAAAACCTGAAGGCCGCCGAATCCCAGATCTCCGACGTCGATGTGGCCACGGAAATGACCCAGTTCGTGCGGCAACAGATCCTGACCCAGTCGGCGGTGGCCATGCTGTCCCAGGCCAACTCCCTGCCCAAGATGGCCATGCAGCTCATCAGCGGCTAA
- a CDS encoding sensor histidine kinase, with amino-acid sequence MTSAKDVAETLTVLSLGASDDPSVLDHNVIEAVARRVHQKIDDYEAYNFTALQSVSLNVFFDLAQEFPTLEHLYAVCLLIPKMFFDIDCNLYVLDSKSGSIRRCAYKCPSKDAGEFGDLPFPQKAVVREDRLLVPIKGNHELISQLPFTPREDVFGMLEIFPASRLTEHDRLFFERYANRFGYQLHNRILANKNKEHLHFIRSLVKDIGHNVIVPNIYFKLYYKRLRSKIDLLKFFEWKLKQFFEGEAGEGQAISPAQDKLLRDLGYIHEGLMDQYRQILTHYEQTSLFLETLLRRSHFEEGRYVLEKRACNFKKQVIDLQLERYRPRFEERGIEIDTSLGGVPDQEIEVVVDIGLISQVYANLFSNAVKYTREVTDASGRKRRFISFGWERKQNFFGPNRDGIKLNVFTSGPPIPPETAAHLFEEGVRGENASGEYGTGHGLYFIREVVRLHGGVEGYEATSLGNNFFIVLPMDPIL; translated from the coding sequence ATGACCAGCGCCAAGGACGTTGCCGAGACGCTTACGGTCCTAAGCCTTGGCGCTTCGGATGATCCGTCCGTCCTCGACCACAACGTGATCGAGGCCGTGGCCCGCCGCGTCCATCAGAAGATAGACGACTACGAGGCCTATAATTTCACGGCCCTGCAAAGCGTCTCCCTCAACGTCTTTTTCGATCTGGCCCAGGAGTTTCCGACCCTGGAGCATCTTTATGCGGTGTGCCTGCTCATCCCCAAGATGTTTTTCGATATCGACTGCAACCTGTATGTGCTGGACAGCAAGAGCGGTTCGATCCGGCGTTGCGCCTACAAGTGCCCGTCCAAGGACGCCGGGGAGTTCGGGGATTTGCCCTTTCCGCAAAAGGCCGTGGTGCGCGAGGACAGGCTTTTAGTCCCCATCAAGGGCAACCATGAGCTTATTTCCCAACTGCCGTTCACGCCCCGGGAAGACGTCTTCGGCATGCTGGAGATATTTCCCGCCTCGCGCCTGACCGAACACGACCGGCTTTTTTTCGAGCGCTACGCCAACCGGTTCGGCTACCAGCTCCACAATCGCATTCTGGCCAACAAGAACAAGGAACACCTCCACTTCATCCGCAGCCTGGTCAAGGACATCGGGCACAACGTCATCGTGCCCAATATCTATTTCAAGCTCTATTACAAGCGCCTGCGCTCCAAGATCGACCTGCTCAAGTTCTTCGAGTGGAAGCTCAAGCAGTTTTTCGAAGGCGAGGCCGGCGAAGGGCAGGCGATAAGCCCCGCCCAGGACAAGCTCCTGCGTGATCTCGGCTACATCCACGAAGGCCTCATGGACCAGTACCGCCAGATACTGACCCACTACGAGCAGACCAGCCTTTTTCTGGAAACGCTTTTGCGGCGGTCCCATTTCGAGGAGGGACGGTATGTGCTGGAGAAGCGGGCCTGCAACTTCAAGAAGCAGGTCATCGACCTCCAACTCGAGCGCTACCGGCCGCGCTTCGAGGAACGCGGCATCGAGATCGACACTTCCCTTGGCGGGGTGCCGGACCAGGAAATCGAGGTGGTGGTCGACATCGGGCTCATAAGCCAGGTCTACGCCAACCTCTTTTCCAACGCGGTCAAGTATACCCGCGAGGTGACCGACGCCTCCGGCCGCAAGCGCCGCTTCATTTCCTTCGGCTGGGAGCGCAAGCAGAATTTCTTCGGGCCCAACCGTGACGGCATCAAGCTCAACGTCTTCACCTCCGGTCCGCCCATCCCGCCGGAAACCGCCGCGCACCTGTTCGAGGAGGGGGTGCGTGGGGAAAACGCCTCGGGCGAGTACGGCACCGGCCACGGCCTCTATTTCATCCGTGAGGTCGTGCGCCTGCACGGCGGGGTCGAGGGCTACGAGGCCACGTCGCTCGGCAACAACTTCTTTATCGTCCTGCCCATGGACCCGATTCTTTAA
- a CDS encoding molybdopterin-guanine dinucleotide biosynthesis protein MobB has translation MRKGVQVLGFKKSGKTGLCEALLAHFTSRGFSPCALKCTHNPGLDKEDTDTDRFLAHCRTVGAIAARESALFWNDPRKISDMIAMLDGDVLVVEGGREHAVAPRVLVLHEAAEAEALSDPGLVLGTYGTVRAPGLPHFESLEAVAEAVLEKGFVLPGLDCGACGREDCGGLAADILAGRATPDDCATTRVALSVTVGGRQLTVNPFVERILASGIRGLLSELKGFSPGPIEIRID, from the coding sequence ATGAGAAAAGGGGTGCAGGTTCTGGGATTCAAGAAGTCCGGCAAGACGGGCTTGTGCGAGGCGCTGCTGGCGCACTTCACAAGTCGCGGTTTTTCGCCGTGCGCGCTCAAGTGCACGCACAATCCCGGCCTCGACAAGGAGGATACGGATACGGACCGGTTTCTGGCCCATTGCCGTACGGTGGGGGCCATCGCCGCCCGGGAGAGCGCGCTTTTCTGGAACGATCCGCGCAAGATTTCGGACATGATCGCCATGCTCGACGGCGACGTGCTGGTGGTCGAAGGCGGCCGGGAGCACGCCGTCGCCCCGCGCGTGCTGGTGCTGCACGAGGCGGCCGAGGCCGAAGCGCTTTCCGACCCGGGGCTGGTCCTTGGGACCTACGGGACGGTGCGCGCCCCGGGCCTGCCTCATTTCGAGAGCCTGGAAGCCGTGGCCGAAGCGGTCCTGGAAAAGGGCTTCGTCCTGCCGGGGCTTGACTGCGGGGCCTGCGGCCGGGAGGATTGCGGGGGGCTGGCCGCCGACATCCTGGCCGGTCGGGCCACGCCCGACGACTGCGCCACCACCCGCGTGGCCCTTTCCGTCACCGTCGGCGGCAGGCAGCTTACCGTCAATCCGTTCGTGGAGCGCATCCTGGCCTCCGGCATCCGGGGGCTTCTCTCCGAACTCAAGGGCTTTTCACCCGGCCCCATCGAGATCCGTATCGATTAG